aatggggtttttaatttttttattataattttttaaatataaatagagtcaaattgataaaaaaaatataaaagttggaaactaaatttgttattacatcaatttaaaaattataatgttatATCTTTGTTTTAGagctaataaaaattaatagaattagaccataaaagataaatataattGGTTAAGTGaccatttttgtaattttttctaaatgagtaaaaaaaaccttaaaaataattaagtgataagtagtatagtttaccttaaataaaaaaacaaaaaaaacatttaCCCATCCTTTAGCGTAGAATACAATTATCATCTATTATTTTAAGAATGTTTAGGTTGTATATGAATGTATTTTGATTATTAATGTAATCATActtctgattatatttatttggatgcattatttataattataacataattatatttgtatatattatattctcTAAAATGGTAAGTGGTTATATTAAacctttattatttaattaataataattaaaatatttttataattaattagattattataattaaaaattattaaatataattattgaatataaaaaaataaataaaataattaataactaacaaattataaaattttatttaaaaatcatttaatttttttaataaatagttaactcgaaaaaccatttaaaattgtCTTTTTATCGAATATTttcccttttaaaaataaataaataaataaccgcAAAAGCCAAAATTTCCGTTGAAGCTCAAATGACAGCTTCTTCTTCTGCTGCTGTTTTTTAATCAACAATAGATCCAGCCCTTTTCCCTTCCACCCTTCCAAACTCTAGAAAAATGTCATCAACCCAGCAATCCTCTTCAACAAAAAAGCAAACCCTTTTCATAGCTTCACTTATAATCCTATGGTACTCCTCAAACATTGGAGTTCTTCTCTTAAATAAATTCTTACTTTCCAACTATGGTTTCAGATTCCCAATCTTTTTAACAATGTGCCACATGTCAGCTTGTGCTTTTCTCAGTTACGTCTCTATTGTGTTCATGAAACTTGTCCCTCTTCAACCTATCAAATCCAGGCCTCAGTTCCTAAAGATTGCAACTTTAAGTGTTGTCTTTTGTGGTTCTGTTGTTGGAGGTAACATTTCCTTAAGATACCTCCCTGTCTCTTTTAACCAGGCTGTTGGTGCTACCACACCCTTTTTCACTGCCTTATTTGCTTACTTCATGACATTCAAGAGAGAAGCTTGGGTTACTTATGGTGCTCTTGTTCCTGTTGTTGCTGGGGTTGTCATTGCTAGTGGGGTATGTTCCTTTTTTTTTCGGTCTTTTTGGATCTTTTAGTGATAAGATGAAGAAACCTTCTACTTTTATGTTTGGTTAGGTTCTTTACGTAATTttgtctctcttttttcttttttttgtgtgtgtgtgtaaatGTGTATGAAGTGATGAGATTATAGATCTGAAATTGTATTACTATTGATGTTATTTGTCTATGATAATTAGTTGTAAATGTATGCTGATCTCTGACTACCATAAATCATAAGGAGTGTATAATATAACTGTGAGAGATTAACGATGGTAATgcatttgtaatttaaaatttaaccaattAGTCCATATCGGCATAGatgattaattagtttaataaattgaAACAATAGGAACCAGCAAAAGCTTTGTAGCTTTTACGTTTTTCGTTGTCTTTGACGTAGACATATTTCATGCTGTCTTTGTTCTGTAAGTCGTAGTAAAGCTGTATGCAGTTTGCATCAAATTGCAGCTAGAAAGCGAGATATCTTGAAACTATGGAAATTCGTTCAATCTGAAGTAAAAGTAGATGTTGGTGTAGTTATGCTTAAGTTATGCATGCGGTATCTCAGAACTCAGTTATTGATCGCACTTGTTTAATTTGTATATCCTTTAGGATGGTCTTGTGCCACTTGTGATGATAAACTATAGATGTACAGCTCATCTCATTAGGCCAAGAACTCCAACTGTAACATTTGTCCAGCACTAAGCCATTCAGAGTGTAATTCAATATCTTGATAATAATCTGCAACAGGTGTGCACTGAAAGTGTAAATTACTTCCTTTGTAATAGAAGTTGCAATGTCATTGGGACCAATGTTTCTTTATGCGAGATACTGGCTGCATAGTGATTAGCCGTATTGACCGTATAGCTTTAGATTCATAACTAATACAAGCAAACTGGCTTGAGAATTTGAGATTTCTAGAAGAGGAAACAAGTAGAGAAGCAAAAAACAATCAAACTGGCTTGGGGTGTCCACTCTGTTTACAAGTAATTCCTTCTTTGATGTATAATTGACCACCACATAGAAGAACCTATTGTTGCAAAATCTTTTGGCTGCATCATGTTAAACTGTCTCCCTCCCTCCAATCTTCcccaagaaaatgaaaaagaaaacaaatgaaagAAGATCGTTCCACCTTGGACTCCACTATATTTTGGGGAGGAAAAGGCAGGTTTATTGCCCATGTTAATACATTTCTCTGCTACACTAGCATAGCTATGGCCTATTCGGGCTGCACCATAGTGACGTTTCTTTACTGTGCTTAAATACAGAAACCATTGTTTCATTCCATAATGCTGTCTAAATGTGTTTGGTCAAGTTTCCAAATCAAGTTTTGTTGGTCTTTGCACCTTGTTCATCAATTCATGCTGCAAAATTGGTGGCAAAGGAATTATTCTCAAAACCCTGTCATTCAGTTCATGATTTGTTAACTAGGAAAGAGACAAAGAGCTCTAAGTAACTTTCAGCAGTGCTGGGCTACCTTTAATTCTTCCCTAAAAACTTATTTGGTTAATGAATTTTATGGCAGGGTGAACCAGGTTTTCACTGGTTTGGATTCATTATGTGCTTAAGTGCAACTGCCGCAAGGGCCTTCAAATCTGTTCTTCAGGGCATTCTGCTTTCTTCTGAAGGGTATTaacagttttatttttattagttcaTCATCTGCATTGCCACATTTCTTTGTGCATTTCAGTGCATATAGGTTTTATTTTGTCCCTCCTCTCTTTTGAGCATTGGGAATTCTCTTGTAATCTCTTGGATTTGCACCAAAGTTAAGTTGCCTACAATTTCTGTTAGTGAAAGACCATGTAGTCAAATGCtgcaattaagtttattttttactGTCATTATTTAGTATTTCAATCTTTTAAAGGGAATATACTGTCATGAGGGGTGCATTTCTTCCATGTGTCCCTTACAGATATTATATTTTGGGGAAGAAATCAGGTTAAATGGAGGAAAACTTTTGAAAGCCTGATTTATGGGAGAAAAAgtggcaaaaaaataaaaaaaactgacATAGGATTGTGGAgttcttttcctctcctttcttaAATGTAGGACTGCATAGATGGTAGCCAGCTTTTCTGACGAAGAGGACATTGTCAACTATAACCATGAAAAGAAAAACTTTCCACCGTTAGTTTCTGTCTAAATTCCAACTAGAAAATGACATGAAAGTAGACCAAAAATGGGTCTTTGTAATTGTTGACAACCAGAAGAAACATTGCATTTAACATACCCTTTATCTTCAAGTTAAGCGATTAGTCTGAGCAAAAGTTTGGAccttaaatttcttattatttcaatttctattgGTGATGATTTGTAGTAATATAATTGTTTGCATTAACATCATTTTTTCTAATGTGAAAAAAACTCATTTCCAAATAAGTCTTCCTACATAAGTGCCAAAGGCTTTTACTATCATCTGAAAGTGAGTTATGGATGCCTAATGTTTCTGCTTCTTCCTATACCCCCCATCAGATTGTGTCTTTCTCTTGTATCCTACAAGCATTTCTATTTGTCTTCCCCTCTTAACAGACCTGCTTGTGCGTTTCATTCTTACAGAGAAAAGTTGAACTCGATGAATTTGCTACTCTATATGTCCCCAATTGCAGTTCTAGTTTTAGTGCCTGCAGTAATTATAATGGAGCCCAATGTGTTAGAAGTCATCTTATCCCTTGGAAAACAACACAGATACATGTGGCTGCTTCTTTTCATtaattcaacaatggcatattCAGCCAACTTGTCAAACTTCTTGGTGACTAAACATACAAGTGCATTAACACTCCAGGTTCAATATCTTCTGCCTTCCTCTAGcttaattttttaatatctatatttacGGATTATAGTAGTAAATGTTGACTTTCAGCACTAAACAATGTCTCACGTTAATGCATCTAGGTATTCTCATCAAATTTGATAAACTCATAAAAGAATCTCACTAAGGTGATGTCAGTAACTGCTTTATATCAA
This window of the Gossypium hirsutum isolate 1008001.06 chromosome A09, Gossypium_hirsutum_v2.1, whole genome shotgun sequence genome carries:
- the LOC107889413 gene encoding UDP-URONIC ACID TRANSPORTER 1 — its product is MSSTQQSSSTKKQTLFIASLIILWYSSNIGVLLLNKFLLSNYGFRFPIFLTMCHMSACAFLSYVSIVFMKLVPLQPIKSRPQFLKIATLSVVFCGSVVGGNISLRYLPVSFNQAVGATTPFFTALFAYFMTFKREAWVTYGALVPVVAGVVIASGGEPGFHWFGFIMCLSATAARAFKSVLQGILLSSEGEKLNSMNLLLYMSPIAVLVLVPAVIIMEPNVLEVILSLGKQHRYMWLLLFINSTMAYSANLSNFLVTKHTSALTLQVLGNAKGAVAVVISILLFRNPVTVVGIGGYTITVLGVVAYGEAKRRFR